The following nucleotide sequence is from Oscillospiraceae bacterium.
GAGCGCCTTTTCGCAGAAGCGCACGAACTCTTTATTTGTCATAAAAATTCCTCTCTTTATCATCTCACGCGACGGTCCAGTTTTTCGCCGTCGCGACCGCGATCTGTTCCGCGGTCAGTTTGGCTTTCAGCGTGCTGCCGAGCGTCAGAGTCTTTCCGGTGAAGCCCGTCAGGTCTTTCAAATTCGCGATGACGGCGACCAGCGTCGCCGCGCTTAAATTCGTGCTTGACGACAAAGTAAAACTCAAAGAAACGTTCGCCGGGAGAACAAAATGCCACATCGTCGGAAGTTCTTCCCACACCGCCGTCATAGCGGTCACGGACGATATATCCCACCCCGTCAGGTCGAGCGATTGCAAATTCCGGCAGTTATACATCGCGTAAGCGAGCGTCGTGACCGCCGAGACGTTCCACCCCGACAAATTCAATTCCTGTAAACTGCCGCAGTTCGTAAAGGCATAAGTGAGCGTTGTCAACGCCGACGAAATATTCCAGTCCGATAAATCCAGCGTTTTCAGCGACCTGCAGTCCAGCCACGCGTATGACAAACTTGTAATCTTTGAGACGTCCCATCCGGTCGTAACGAGCCGAATCAAACTCGCGCAGTCCGCCCAGGCGCTTCCCAGCGACGTCACATTTGATACGTTCCAACCGGACAAATCCAGCATCCGCAAAGCACAGCAGCCGTACCACGCCGACGCCATCGTCGTCACCGAAGACACAGCCCATCCCGTCAAATCCAGCGCTTCCAATGAGCTGCAGCTGAGCCATGCGTTTGCAAGCGACGTGAGCGCCGTCACGTCAAGCACCGTCTCGTATTTTACGGAG
It contains:
- a CDS encoding BspA family leucine-rich repeat surface protein — translated: MSSFAGFPRPRPDIRYETVTLDPLTMTPAEYIKAARPAEWPNYGNIDLTGQEVCYLTYDYLNQPAGKTRFMSVTATCTGNYTVARGKVSAAGFIAEATWTAASGAATTKSGADTGTDDYVCYRITGTAITAVTLNGIYAANGDLYSARTNEICEIYARLPSLTNIFGLRSISVKYETVLDVTALTSLANAWLSCSSLEALDLTGWAVSSVTTMASAWYGCCALRMLDLSGWNVSNVTSLGSAWADCASLIRLVTTGWDVSKITSLSYAWLDCRSLKTLDLSDWNISSALTTLTYAFTNCGSLQELNLSGWNVSAVTTLAYAMYNCRNLQSLDLTGWDISSVTAMTAVWEELPTMWHFVLPANVSLSFTLSSSTNLSAATLVAVIANLKDLTGFTGKTLTLGSTLKAKLTAEQIAVATAKNWTVA